Proteins co-encoded in one Syntrophorhabdaceae bacterium genomic window:
- the fliG gene encoding flagellar motor switch protein FliG: MEPEEMPGIRKAAIMLLTIDEDMTREIIKELDETEIEAIGHEIAKLRLIPDNVVTKVHEEFMSKLNKRNKQVVGGEQRFKSIIKRSFGDEKAEEFIGSMETKKGAPGEFLRKCDPRILANVLRGEHTQTIALVLSTLGPKKAGEVIMVLPDNIQTDVVTRMAFLEKVDNDVLAEVENVIKEQLESVSNVEGRQLGGVEAVASILNQMDRTVETELLGKLEELNPELTERIRQLMFTFEDLQKVDDKGIQVLLKEVTSEDIGIALKGSSDAMKEKIFSNMSERAAAMLKEDLEAMGPVRLSDVEKAQVRIAMIAKKLEGEGKILLSSGKEQFV, from the coding sequence ATGGAACCGGAAGAAATGCCAGGCATAAGAAAGGCCGCTATAATGCTCCTGACGATAGACGAGGATATGACCAGGGAGATTATCAAGGAGCTTGACGAGACAGAGATCGAAGCCATTGGCCATGAGATAGCGAAGCTAAGACTGATCCCTGATAATGTTGTCACAAAGGTTCACGAAGAATTCATGTCTAAATTGAACAAGAGAAACAAGCAGGTTGTGGGCGGTGAACAGAGGTTCAAGTCGATTATTAAAAGAAGTTTCGGCGATGAAAAAGCGGAAGAATTTATCGGCAGTATGGAGACGAAAAAGGGAGCGCCGGGGGAATTTTTAAGGAAATGCGACCCCAGGATCCTGGCAAATGTGCTCAGGGGCGAGCATACCCAGACTATTGCCCTGGTTCTGTCCACGCTGGGACCAAAAAAGGCTGGAGAAGTGATTATGGTCCTCCCTGATAATATACAGACGGATGTAGTGACGAGAATGGCCTTTCTCGAGAAGGTCGATAACGATGTCCTGGCGGAGGTTGAGAATGTTATCAAGGAGCAGCTGGAATCTGTCAGTAACGTAGAGGGCCGGCAGCTTGGTGGAGTAGAAGCCGTTGCGAGTATCCTGAACCAGATGGACAGGACTGTTGAAACTGAACTCCTGGGAAAGCTGGAGGAGCTGAACCCGGAGCTTACTGAAAGGATCAGGCAACTGATGTTCACCTTTGAAGACCTTCAGAAGGTCGATGACAAGGGTATTCAGGTACTTCTCAAGGAAGTCACCTCAGAGGATATCGGTATCGCCTTGAAAGGTTCTTCCGATGCCATGAAAGAGAAGATTTTTTCGAACATGTCCGAGCGGGCTGCTGCGATGTTGAAGGAAGACTTAGAGGCTATGGGGCCGGTGCGTTTATCTGATGTTGAAAAGGCGCAGGTCAGGATAGCGATGATTGCCAAGAAGCTCGAGGGTGAAGGCAAGATACTGCTTTCGAGCGGAAAAGAACAATTTGTGTGA
- a CDS encoding FliH/SctL family protein: MQPYVLYDFDREVESIQSEFVGYFDTSSEKQGGEEIQRDVEDEARKVFEDAFAQGEKAGYEVGMKKVDPLIKRINGYIAELSSFRDDLIRKSERLSTELALTFAEAIVLKECEERREVIMEMVRKAVELCEDKGQILIKIRTEDAQHIPQANIGSLKVVHDDTLKEPGFVIETAFGDIDGRISTQIEELKKEFLDGHF, from the coding sequence ATGCAACCATACGTCCTATATGATTTTGACAGAGAGGTCGAAAGTATCCAGTCTGAGTTTGTAGGGTACTTCGATACTTCCTCCGAAAAACAAGGAGGCGAGGAGATACAAAGGGACGTTGAAGATGAAGCGAGAAAGGTTTTTGAGGATGCCTTTGCACAGGGTGAAAAGGCCGGGTATGAAGTAGGAATGAAAAAGGTAGATCCTCTTATCAAAAGGATAAACGGCTATATAGCGGAGCTTTCTTCCTTCAGGGACGACCTGATCAGGAAAAGCGAGAGATTGTCAACGGAATTGGCGCTGACCTTTGCTGAGGCGATTGTCTTGAAGGAATGTGAAGAGAGGAGAGAAGTGATCATGGAAATGGTCCGGAAGGCTGTTGAACTTTGTGAAGATAAAGGTCAGATCCTGATAAAGATAAGGACCGAGGATGCACAACATATCCCCCAGGCGAACATCGGTTCACTGAAGGTTGTCCATGACGACACCCTGAAAGAACCCGGTTTTGTCATCGAGACAGCCTTTGGTGATATCGACGGCAGGATCTCAACACAGATTGAAGAATTAAAGAAAGAATTTCTTGATGGACACTTTTAA